Proteins encoded together in one Pelosinus sp. IPA-1 window:
- a CDS encoding phage tail tape measure protein, with the protein MNVSFSVAMMLQAVNNMGPGIQSAQRMISSLGQSFKDVAKQSSQLNPVEGWENKINRVAEAAKRIGKELKDSGKRITEQGEKLQQSGMRNTVEGASLMAPVLHMAEEAGKLQMKKASMGMSGISGQGVDNLMAKADEFIQQRILFDKTEIADMFLNMRQSGMLEGNILRGSDRLVRFAELENIRRGTEGTETAKILAQMAERGGVLRDPNIERWNEFLEITNQVATVTTAGMRELHESSKYLEPTAQIAGWNEKDMMWSQGIAARFGLEGSVAGTDLKDMISRLNPYKWLKQGRPDQHLDAMERLGWLNDVETHKMKSGRTAFDSIGGSVMLNKDGSTKNMLEVFGQFSKSYEKYKDLPNGMALFAADMHKVLGEQGEKTALLVAKNYDVITQMVGDAQKVKPIEEQINEYAKGYMGSYKAFKASIHNLEIEAGDLLLPSLTQASQTLREWVKNIREFTTAHPGVVSGMLKFILAMGALKVVVGVVQIIFGTLLTTFGGGMKVFGGISTGVGWILKKLIDLNVGFGLFKATGAGFWGSLWQGAQLAFPWLSKLSGWVVGFTPIWLSNAARIGAGWLIALGPVGWIILGVTAAIVAAVWAWKNNFLGFGDVVNNIVDRLGRLIDRVKEYLGLSQKMQFYGPIKGVELATGDQPFIGGKRSNTSNVIQNVNVNVPTTNEANQFIANLEVPGKYKSDDYNPRFSF; encoded by the coding sequence GTGAATGTTTCTTTTTCTGTTGCTATGATGCTACAGGCCGTTAATAATATGGGACCTGGAATCCAGAGCGCTCAGCGGATGATTAGCAGTCTAGGACAATCTTTTAAGGACGTTGCCAAACAAAGTAGCCAATTGAATCCTGTAGAAGGTTGGGAAAATAAAATTAACCGAGTGGCTGAGGCTGCTAAGAGAATAGGTAAAGAGCTTAAAGATTCCGGCAAACGAATCACTGAGCAAGGTGAAAAACTGCAACAATCTGGTATGCGGAATACTGTTGAAGGGGCATCACTAATGGCCCCTGTATTACATATGGCAGAAGAAGCTGGAAAACTTCAAATGAAAAAGGCATCAATGGGAATGTCTGGTATTAGTGGGCAAGGCGTGGATAATTTAATGGCAAAAGCAGACGAATTTATACAACAAAGAATTCTGTTTGATAAAACTGAAATTGCCGATATGTTTTTAAACATGCGTCAATCAGGGATGCTAGAAGGCAACATACTTCGAGGATCTGACCGGTTAGTAAGGTTTGCAGAACTTGAAAATATCCGGCGCGGAACGGAAGGAACTGAAACTGCAAAAATACTGGCTCAAATGGCTGAGCGCGGAGGTGTATTGCGTGATCCCAACATAGAGCGCTGGAATGAATTTTTGGAAATTACCAACCAGGTTGCTACTGTGACCACTGCCGGCATGCGGGAGTTACATGAGTCCAGTAAGTATTTGGAGCCTACAGCACAAATTGCTGGATGGAATGAAAAAGATATGATGTGGTCACAGGGTATTGCCGCCAGGTTTGGTTTGGAAGGCAGCGTTGCTGGAACTGACTTAAAAGATATGATCTCTCGTCTTAATCCGTATAAGTGGTTAAAACAAGGGCGGCCGGATCAGCATTTGGATGCAATGGAGCGGCTTGGCTGGCTGAATGATGTAGAGACTCATAAAATGAAGTCTGGGCGCACAGCCTTTGATAGTATTGGCGGAAGTGTAATGCTCAATAAAGATGGTTCAACGAAGAATATGCTTGAAGTATTCGGGCAGTTTTCTAAATCATATGAGAAGTATAAAGATTTGCCGAATGGCATGGCTCTTTTTGCTGCAGATATGCATAAAGTGCTCGGGGAGCAAGGGGAGAAAACGGCGCTTTTAGTGGCTAAAAATTACGATGTTATTACTCAAATGGTTGGAGATGCCCAGAAAGTTAAGCCTATTGAAGAACAAATAAACGAATACGCAAAAGGGTACATGGGTAGCTATAAGGCTTTTAAAGCCTCAATACATAACTTAGAAATAGAAGCTGGGGATTTATTATTGCCGAGTTTGACACAGGCATCACAAACATTGCGCGAATGGGTTAAAAACATAAGAGAATTCACGACTGCTCATCCGGGAGTTGTAAGTGGTATGTTAAAATTTATACTTGCTATGGGGGCTTTAAAAGTCGTTGTCGGGGTTGTACAAATTATCTTTGGTACTCTTTTAACAACCTTCGGCGGAGGAATGAAAGTTTTTGGAGGGATATCTACTGGTGTAGGTTGGATTTTAAAGAAACTTATAGATTTAAACGTCGGGTTTGGATTATTTAAAGCTACTGGAGCTGGATTTTGGGGATCGTTATGGCAAGGAGCCCAATTAGCTTTTCCTTGGTTGAGTAAATTGAGCGGTTGGGTAGTTGGATTTACTCCCATATGGCTATCGAATGCGGCCAGAATAGGTGCAGGATGGCTTATTGCTTTAGGACCAGTAGGCTGGATTATTTTAGGTGTAACTGCTGCAATTGTGGCAGCTGTTTGGGCTTGGAAAAATAACTTTTTGGGGTTTGGGGATGTTGTCAATAATATAGTTGATCGGCTAGGAAGACTTATTGACCGAGTAAAAGAATACCTCGGCTTATCACAAAAAATGCAGTTTTACGGCCCAATCAAGGGGGTAGAGCTTGCTACAGGTGATCAACCGTTTATTGGTGGAAAACGTAGTAATACAAGCAATGTTATACAAAATGTCAATGTGAATGTCCCTACTACCAATGAAGCAAATCAATTTATAGCCAATTTAGAAGTACCAGGTAAGTATAAAAGTGATGATTATAACCCTAGATTCTCTTTCTAG
- a CDS encoding phage baseplate assembly protein V, whose translation MRREPKQDTLPQCGVVTSVDQTRYRVKVYIPLLDIENDYIRVGSQYVGAGWGLYALPHVGDEVLVIFPNGDLNNGIVACRLYSEECDPAPQEGDSLTLVHESGSILRFDKAGNVTLEAKGNLTLRGANVYINE comes from the coding sequence ATGCGAAGAGAGCCAAAACAAGATACACTGCCACAGTGCGGAGTTGTGACAAGCGTAGATCAAACCAGGTATAGGGTAAAAGTGTATATACCACTGCTTGACATTGAAAATGATTATATTCGTGTTGGTAGTCAGTATGTTGGTGCTGGTTGGGGCTTGTATGCATTACCACATGTAGGGGATGAAGTTTTAGTTATTTTCCCAAACGGTGACTTGAATAACGGTATTGTAGCTTGCAGGCTTTATAGTGAAGAATGCGATCCTGCTCCTCAAGAGGGGGATTCCTTGACGCTAGTGCATGAATCTGGTTCAATTTTACGGTTTGATAAAGCCGGTAATGTTACTTTAGAAGCCAAGGGCAATTTAACACTACGCGGCGCGAATGTGTATATCAACGAATGA
- a CDS encoding PAAR domain-containing protein, giving the protein MAAVTRQGDSTTGVCNLGLPCCPHGRSGTNQTDSPNVYVNGKPVHRLHDTGPTNCPHGGTFQSVGGSSTVFINGQPATRIGDTTTCLLCGQSGSHSSGSPNVFIGG; this is encoded by the coding sequence ATGGCAGCTGTGACTAGGCAAGGGGATTCAACTACAGGTGTTTGTAATTTAGGTTTACCATGCTGCCCTCATGGGCGCTCAGGAACAAATCAGACAGATAGTCCCAATGTTTATGTTAATGGTAAGCCTGTACATCGATTACATGACACTGGGCCTACAAATTGTCCTCATGGAGGAACATTTCAAAGTGTGGGTGGATCAAGTACCGTATTTATCAATGGTCAGCCTGCAACACGGATAGGAGATACAACCACATGCCTGTTATGCGGTCAATCAGGGAGTCATTCGTCAGGTTCTCCAAATGTTTTTATTGGGGGGTGA
- a CDS encoding GPW/gp25 family protein, with product MIVIKNKALGIDIALESNSNLLAATGDIRTTDTNDLAVIDDLEVVRQALVKRLNTRKGELWAHPEYGCDIWDILSELMTDTWYKQAVSTIRDCINDDPRSQVISVTYDSVPQDRQVTFTILYSVIDGRKDNLVWDYAPEAVTDSV from the coding sequence GTGATAGTTATAAAAAATAAAGCATTAGGAATCGATATTGCGCTTGAAAGTAATTCAAATTTGCTTGCTGCTACAGGTGATATAAGGACTACGGATACTAACGATTTGGCTGTTATAGATGATTTAGAAGTTGTACGCCAGGCGTTAGTAAAAAGGCTAAATACTAGAAAAGGTGAGCTTTGGGCGCATCCTGAGTATGGTTGTGATATTTGGGATATTCTTTCTGAGTTAATGACCGACACCTGGTATAAACAGGCTGTATCAACCATACGTGATTGTATCAATGATGATCCCAGGTCACAAGTAATTAGTGTGACTTATGATTCCGTACCACAAGATAGGCAAGTTACATTCACTATTCTGTATAGTGTTATAGATGGGCGTAAAGATAATTTAGTATGGGACTATGCACCAGAGGCGGTGACGGATAGTGTTTAA
- a CDS encoding baseplate J/gp47 family protein: MFKKFQDILTDLFNYIGESKVVTDFNVGSVLRTILEAVAAIVEELWYKLQFFVSLFFLDSSQGEWIDRRLNDFGMERKEGSEAYGTITIGRDSPSPISILISAGTIFQNDTGELQFITQGDARLNIGDSTVEVTAQAVDTGTDYNLASGTVLKQAGIAISGIEWAKIKIMGGGEDIESDDDYKNRVPDYFDSLSRGTAPAIKYAASTVKGVESVTLKENYPSKGWFTVYIDDGSGIANQTLLQSVRAILEDYRAFTVQYVVDTAKVLDFSAQLQITIKDDDTKLDQVKNLVQLAIVNYVNSLKMGVPLYLADLIYLARGIDGVENVRIIAPASDVIATNDQILRTTADKVVIL, translated from the coding sequence GTGTTTAAAAAGTTTCAGGACATTCTAACTGATTTATTTAACTACATTGGAGAAAGCAAAGTAGTTACTGATTTTAATGTTGGATCTGTTTTACGGACAATTCTCGAAGCTGTAGCTGCCATAGTGGAGGAACTATGGTATAAGCTACAGTTTTTTGTTTCCTTGTTTTTCTTAGATTCATCCCAGGGAGAATGGATCGATCGGCGTTTGAATGATTTTGGAATGGAACGAAAAGAAGGATCGGAAGCTTACGGAACTATCACCATTGGTCGTGATTCACCTTCACCGATTAGTATTTTGATATCAGCTGGTACAATTTTTCAAAATGATACCGGTGAATTGCAGTTTATTACTCAGGGTGATGCTAGATTAAACATTGGTGATTCTACTGTTGAAGTCACAGCCCAGGCGGTAGACACCGGAACTGATTATAATTTAGCTTCAGGAACGGTGCTTAAACAAGCTGGAATAGCAATCTCAGGGATCGAGTGGGCAAAGATTAAAATTATGGGTGGCGGTGAAGATATTGAGTCTGATGATGATTATAAAAATCGCGTCCCTGATTACTTTGATTCCCTAAGTCGCGGAACTGCTCCAGCAATCAAATATGCAGCATCTACAGTGAAAGGCGTAGAATCAGTAACGTTAAAAGAAAATTACCCGTCAAAAGGATGGTTTACAGTTTATATTGATGATGGATCAGGCATTGCTAACCAAACCTTACTGCAATCGGTACGTGCTATATTGGAAGATTACAGAGCCTTTACGGTTCAGTATGTTGTTGATACCGCTAAGGTGCTGGATTTTAGTGCACAACTGCAAATAACAATAAAAGACGATGATACAAAGTTAGACCAGGTAAAAAATTTAGTGCAGTTAGCAATTGTAAATTATGTAAATTCCTTAAAGATGGGAGTACCTTTATATCTTGCTGATTTAATCTATTTGGCCAGAGGTATTGATGGTGTAGAGAATGTTCGAATCATAGCTCCAGCAAGTGATGTAATAGCTACTAATGATCAAATATTAAGGACTACAGCTGATAAGGTTGTGATTCTATGA
- a CDS encoding discoidin domain-containing protein — protein MNFNPFSEILVEDFLRQSGYIDKAINLLISDFLSQDVAVLGLDVTAQLTPDMSVYSKPGRIYQKGEQGEITVNSNPPLVITAAHPTYDRIDRICAQYQDIADMPETRNVMVDTVSRQVTQQSVMTRVSASINFMVVNGVAAPVPAAPTIPDGWVSLAQVKVRKNTTSILQTDILDERPTLKSLATHGHSGGIDGAKLSAGNIINSLISGLATTDVQSTLAAIYSEATKKGSNSARNSVITGPIDSNGNAAALYSDLTTSPIKIKAGTIINFANGFNGVNQNDIPYNVLADAPVTLAAADANTIPLQYTADLCNGGTAISGGDYASLPVGQAFDNNTATYWQGSQVTANQLGASYVGYNFGVAKAIRKIKTINSLNVANNIASVKVQYSSNGTNWNDACSQSLDTTIGASNYITVPPIGAYQYWRLLANSNLASGYGWAIYEIEMYEALQTYYIYATRAADGTVTYGATRQKPKTGKQYGSQITAGVLAVDDYAYSENRCVGGAFSASSVYGATSVQNAFDGNQSTYWESNNPGGSGDNIIYDFGVARHIRKMVIDHTMTDALHFMSSVKVQRSTDGTTWNDVYTATGLTSGVNTITLPSSTPSRYWRVLANAQTSGGPTYLWCITELTMHEICTDLTVYDPYQGVSRYFDGTNWTTVVRKFLGEAVVDSAGKIVSYITYDYNKTKLKALPAEDFDDVVTLGQLTASLQANGWAKIPVVANGVKVDLILQWLPVSVTVGAGVDSGPYSAALPIAFPSAALFCCGNVSTLPFLHVYSQRVSATKTAVTAACYSTVAQTVVFETLAIGI, from the coding sequence GTGAATTTTAATCCGTTTTCGGAAATTCTAGTCGAGGATTTTTTAAGGCAATCAGGTTATATCGATAAAGCTATAAATCTACTCATCAGTGATTTTCTTTCGCAAGATGTTGCTGTATTGGGATTAGATGTAACGGCACAGTTAACGCCTGATATGAGCGTATACAGTAAACCAGGGCGCATATATCAAAAAGGGGAACAGGGCGAAATTACTGTAAATAGTAACCCCCCGTTAGTTATTACCGCCGCACACCCTACTTATGATCGCATTGATCGAATATGCGCCCAATATCAGGATATCGCGGATATGCCAGAAACGCGTAATGTAATGGTTGATACCGTATCGAGGCAAGTCACACAACAATCAGTTATGACCAGGGTATCCGCATCAATTAATTTTATGGTAGTAAATGGCGTAGCGGCTCCGGTACCAGCTGCACCCACTATTCCAGATGGATGGGTTAGTTTAGCTCAAGTGAAAGTTAGGAAAAATACAACTTCAATCCTACAAACGGATATCTTAGATGAAAGACCGACATTAAAAAGTTTAGCAACACATGGTCATAGTGGTGGCATCGATGGTGCTAAGTTGAGTGCAGGTAATATCATTAATTCTCTGATTAGTGGATTAGCCACTACTGATGTGCAAAGTACATTAGCAGCCATTTATTCTGAGGCAACGAAGAAAGGTAGTAACTCAGCAAGAAATTCTGTCATTACTGGCCCTATAGATAGCAATGGCAACGCGGCTGCTCTTTATTCTGATTTAACGACAAGCCCAATAAAAATTAAAGCTGGTACAATAATAAATTTTGCGAATGGGTTTAATGGTGTAAATCAGAATGATATACCTTACAATGTTCTAGCCGATGCACCTGTCACGTTAGCTGCTGCCGATGCAAATACAATACCATTGCAGTATACGGCTGATTTGTGTAACGGAGGTACAGCGATAAGTGGCGGTGATTACGCGAGTTTACCAGTCGGTCAAGCTTTTGATAACAACACTGCAACATACTGGCAAGGGAGTCAAGTAACCGCAAACCAGCTGGGAGCATCCTATGTGGGGTACAATTTCGGCGTAGCTAAAGCGATACGAAAAATAAAAACGATTAACTCTCTTAACGTAGCCAATAATATCGCAAGCGTAAAAGTTCAATATTCCAGCAACGGCACTAACTGGAATGATGCATGCAGTCAATCGCTGGATACCACCATAGGGGCTAGTAACTATATTACAGTACCACCTATAGGGGCTTACCAGTATTGGCGATTACTAGCTAACAGTAACTTAGCTAGCGGGTATGGGTGGGCTATATACGAAATCGAAATGTACGAAGCTCTTCAAACATACTACATATACGCTACAAGGGCGGCAGACGGAACAGTTACCTACGGTGCTACTAGGCAAAAGCCTAAAACTGGCAAGCAATACGGTAGCCAAATTACGGCGGGGGTATTAGCGGTAGACGATTACGCATATAGCGAAAATCGTTGTGTAGGCGGCGCGTTTTCCGCGAGTAGTGTATATGGCGCGACATCCGTGCAAAATGCATTTGATGGAAACCAGAGTACCTATTGGGAGAGCAACAACCCAGGGGGCAGCGGGGATAATATCATCTATGATTTTGGGGTTGCGCGACATATTAGAAAAATGGTGATAGACCACACTATGACCGACGCCCTACACTTTATGTCTAGCGTAAAAGTGCAACGGTCTACGGATGGAACAACCTGGAACGACGTGTATACGGCTACAGGATTAACTAGTGGGGTAAATACTATTACTCTACCCAGCAGTACGCCAAGTAGATACTGGAGGGTTTTAGCAAACGCGCAAACTTCTGGAGGACCAACCTACTTATGGTGTATCACAGAGTTAACCATGCACGAAATATGTACAGACTTAACAGTATACGACCCATACCAAGGCGTTAGTCGCTACTTCGACGGTACGAACTGGACTACTGTAGTACGTAAATTCTTAGGCGAGGCTGTAGTAGACAGCGCAGGAAAGATCGTAAGCTACATTACGTATGACTACAATAAAACGAAGTTAAAGGCTTTACCAGCCGAAGATTTTGACGACGTAGTAACGTTGGGCCAGTTGACGGCTAGCCTCCAGGCAAATGGGTGGGCAAAGATTCCTGTAGTAGCTAATGGGGTAAAAGTTGATTTGATTCTGCAATGGCTGCCTGTATCTGTTACAGTAGGGGCAGGGGTGGACTCTGGCCCGTACTCTGCGGCTTTACCTATAGCGTTTCCTTCCGCAGCTTTGTTTTGTTGCGGTAACGTGAGTACTCTGCCGTTTTTACATGTTTACAGCCAGCGGGTTAGCGCGACAAAAACTGCAGTGACAGCGGCATGTTACTCGACAGTAGCCCAGACGGTAGTATTTGAGACCCTAGCGATAGGGATTTAA
- a CDS encoding N-acetylmuramoyl-L-alanine amidase, giving the protein MRQVTLMELKQLALQAKSDLWDQAQSVGRDVKLYLHWSAGHYGQFFDDYHINIDQDGGIYISTNDLSAVKSHTYRRNTGAIGIALACCYQANTNDLGPEAPTELQIEAMAQVVAVLAKALDLTVDIYRVMTHAEAGNNLDGLNPGYESNGYPDGKYGPGYSCERWDLWFIPGGAKGEGGNILRGKANWYQQQGGI; this is encoded by the coding sequence ATGAGACAAGTAACCTTAATGGAACTAAAACAACTAGCTTTACAGGCCAAGAGTGATTTATGGGATCAGGCTCAGAGCGTGGGAAGAGATGTAAAATTATACTTGCATTGGTCTGCTGGTCATTATGGCCAGTTTTTCGATGATTACCATATTAATATAGATCAAGATGGCGGTATTTATATAAGCACCAATGATTTATCTGCCGTTAAGTCACATACCTATAGACGAAATACTGGTGCTATTGGAATTGCCCTGGCGTGTTGCTATCAAGCAAATACAAATGACCTCGGCCCTGAAGCTCCAACGGAATTACAAATTGAAGCTATGGCCCAGGTGGTGGCTGTACTAGCAAAGGCACTCGATCTTACAGTAGATATTTATCGCGTTATGACACATGCAGAGGCTGGAAATAATCTTGACGGCCTAAACCCTGGATATGAATCTAATGGATATCCTGATGGCAAGTATGGCCCTGGTTATAGTTGCGAGCGGTGGGATCTATGGTTTATACCTGGTGGCGCCAAAGGGGAAGGCGGTAATATACTGCGGGGTAAAGCGAATTGGTACCAACAACAGGGAGGTATTTAA
- a CDS encoding Ku protein, with protein MWKGLLSFGLVNVPVTMVKATRSKAISFNQLRKSDFSRIQYKKVASDGAEVPASEIIKGYEVSPDRYVIITDSDLEAISPKASRIIEISDFVKLEEIDTRFYDNSYYLVPDQGASKAYSLLLKAMTDANVVGIAKFVLRNKEYLAAIRPTDNVISLSTMLFPDEIVSTKELENDLPANVELSDKELKMAKTLIDSLITKFDPTKYENEYQKQVIKMIEAKAGNEEIIKTTDTTPRYLDLMAALEASIASTKAASKANEKKKSPRKSKKTA; from the coding sequence ATGTGGAAGGGCTTATTGTCTTTTGGCTTAGTCAATGTCCCTGTAACAATGGTTAAGGCTACTCGCTCCAAGGCTATTAGTTTTAACCAGTTGCGGAAAAGTGATTTTAGCAGAATACAGTATAAAAAGGTAGCTAGTGATGGCGCGGAAGTACCAGCAAGCGAGATTATCAAAGGTTATGAGGTATCACCGGACCGATACGTTATTATCACAGATAGTGATTTAGAGGCAATTTCCCCCAAAGCAAGCAGAATTATCGAAATCAGTGACTTTGTGAAACTTGAAGAAATTGATACGAGATTTTATGATAATAGCTATTATCTAGTGCCCGATCAAGGAGCATCCAAAGCCTACTCATTACTGCTCAAAGCTATGACAGATGCAAACGTTGTCGGTATAGCTAAATTTGTCCTAAGGAATAAGGAATATCTTGCAGCTATACGCCCTACCGATAATGTCATTTCGCTCTCAACAATGTTATTTCCGGATGAAATAGTTTCCACAAAGGAACTTGAAAATGATTTACCTGCAAATGTTGAGCTATCAGATAAAGAGCTAAAAATGGCTAAAACCTTGATTGATTCTCTAATCACCAAATTCGATCCGACTAAATACGAGAATGAGTACCAAAAACAAGTTATTAAAATGATTGAAGCCAAGGCTGGTAATGAGGAAATTATTAAAACTACTGATACTACACCTCGTTATTTAGACCTGATGGCAGCGTTGGAAGCGAGTATTGCATCTACAAAAGCAGCATCAAAGGCAAACGAGAAGAAGAAATCTCCTAGAAAATCAAAGAAAACAGCATAA
- a CDS encoding ribbon-helix-helix domain-containing protein, with the protein MGELKNRTYLNTIVPIWQAKKVRKLSKDTRIPISRLAEEAYNDLLKKYGIELELEEELTD; encoded by the coding sequence ATGGGAGAATTAAAAAATAGGACATATTTAAATACAATAGTACCTATATGGCAAGCTAAAAAAGTACGGAAATTAAGCAAAGATACGAGAATACCTATATCCCGATTAGCGGAAGAAGCGTATAATGATTTATTAAAGAAATACGGCATAGAATTAGAACTGGAAGAAGAACTTACTGACTGA
- a CDS encoding helix-turn-helix transcriptional regulator — protein sequence MDELRKKHCITWAELARRSGIDKSMLSLIKNGQKRTLTTVQERKLAMAFGVAVAELYTEKVNW from the coding sequence ATTGATGAATTAAGGAAAAAACATTGTATCACGTGGGCTGAATTAGCAAGACGATCTGGAATTGATAAAAGTATGTTATCGCTAATAAAAAATGGTCAAAAGAGAACGCTGACAACAGTACAAGAAAGAAAACTTGCAATGGCGTTCGGAGTGGCAGTCGCAGAATTATATACCGAAAAAGTAAATTGGTAA
- a CDS encoding aspartyl-phosphate phosphatase Spo0E family protein: MTEAEVVLSKAEELRQRLNKVSEGKSFTDPQVVLVSKMLDVMLNEYHNLMNEIKSEHTKGSFRIG; encoded by the coding sequence ATGACTGAAGCAGAGGTAGTTCTTAGTAAAGCGGAGGAATTAAGACAACGACTAAATAAGGTATCAGAAGGAAAAAGTTTTACAGATCCACAAGTAGTCTTAGTTAGTAAAATGCTAGATGTTATGCTTAATGAATATCATAATCTTATGAACGAGATAAAGAGTGAGCATACTAAAGGTAGCTTCAGAATCGGATAG
- a CDS encoding DUF2971 domain-containing protein has product MKLYKYTTWRPFDAEGNSHKCNTRENLLRSLLYFNSAEKFNDPFDLCPFFDIDCSDDELKRTTTETIMQEEGLSLLKARRKALQLIRQQGLHTISGRKSAVEKITAKMMNVGVCCFTTNHPTTILMWSHYGDHHTGLCLEFDIPNEMSSNENLECSFLPPVPVTYSNHLPKFKLVRHTLDDLLCCLRTKSMEWKYENEYRAMHRNYIGTIAYSPSLLQSITAGCKMEDKEFDELSKTIRDMKVHPNLFRAQKKEREFGLTLIKC; this is encoded by the coding sequence ATGAAATTATACAAGTATACTACTTGGCGCCCTTTTGATGCAGAAGGTAATTCCCATAAATGCAATACTCGCGAAAATTTACTACGTTCTTTACTTTACTTCAACTCTGCCGAAAAATTTAACGATCCCTTTGATCTTTGTCCCTTTTTTGATATTGATTGCTCCGATGACGAGCTTAAAAGAACAACAACAGAAACTATAATGCAAGAGGAAGGCCTTTCTCTACTAAAAGCACGAAGAAAAGCATTGCAGTTAATACGACAGCAAGGTTTACATACCATAAGTGGACGTAAGTCTGCCGTCGAAAAAATTACTGCTAAAATGATGAATGTTGGAGTTTGTTGCTTTACGACAAATCACCCTACTACTATTTTAATGTGGTCTCACTACGGTGATCATCATACAGGACTTTGCCTTGAATTTGATATTCCCAATGAAATGTCCTCAAACGAAAATCTGGAGTGTTCATTTCTTCCACCAGTCCCCGTAACTTATAGTAACCATTTACCAAAGTTTAAATTAGTGAGACATACGCTTGATGACTTATTATGTTGTTTAAGAACAAAATCTATGGAGTGGAAATATGAAAATGAATATCGGGCAATGCATCGTAACTATATCGGAACCATAGCCTACTCCCCCAGCCTCCTACAATCCATTACAGCTGGTTGTAAAATGGAAGATAAGGAGTTTGATGAGCTCTCTAAAACTATTAGAGATATGAAGGTTCATCCGAACTTATTTCGTGCACAAAAAAAGGAACGAGAATTTGGTTTAACACTTATAAAATGCTAA
- a CDS encoding ASCH domain-containing protein — MFALNFLSPHNEKLLMNRQKNVTIRLGDIKETYPENSIVWITVGKKTNNKRKLYPAIIDKAIVKKFSELTTQDLSQQNPNIKTVDELISFFEIIYERTIHIEDMVTVIYFSEIINE, encoded by the coding sequence ATGTTCGCACTAAATTTTTTATCACCACACAACGAAAAATTGCTGATGAATCGCCAAAAAAACGTTACCATCCGCTTAGGTGATATCAAAGAGACCTATCCCGAGAATTCAATAGTTTGGATTACTGTCGGAAAAAAAACGAATAATAAAAGAAAATTGTATCCAGCGATTATTGACAAGGCAATTGTTAAAAAATTCTCCGAACTCACTACTCAGGATTTAAGCCAACAAAACCCTAATATAAAAACAGTCGATGAGCTAATTAGTTTTTTTGAAATAATTTATGAAAGAACTATACATATTGAAGATATGGTCACCGTAATTTACTTTTCTGAAATCATTAATGAATGA